A part of Diachasmimorpha longicaudata isolate KC_UGA_2023 chromosome 11, iyDiaLong2, whole genome shotgun sequence genomic DNA contains:
- the LOC135167147 gene encoding uncharacterized protein LOC135167147 isoform X2, which yields MIMDQLWQTSGVFQMQPNEGSGEPLPYSFRERSSIRISLANVLRMEALKSIHNEFWSMARSQKCIRSDVRKRKILDFDISMVLVRKKANGIILSKTRTHCLLQALETPPETIQFIQKMIMMSGVSLSSQGNMHEAINIHLHSWHQGRKIMENMETTINCISD from the exons ATGATTATGGACCAGCTCTGGCAAACATCG GGTGTGTTTCAAATGCAACCAAATGAGGGCAGTGGAGAACCTTTACCTTATTCATTCCGTGAGAGGAGCTCCATTCGAATTTCATTAGCGAACGTCCTGCGGATGGAGGCACTGAAATCCATACACAATGAATTCTGGTCG ATGGCCCGTTCCCAGAAGTGCATCAGGAGCGATGtgaggaaaagaaaaattttggatttcgACATTTCCATGGTGTTAGTCCGGAAAAAGGCCAAT GGTATTATCTTGTCGAAGACGAGAACCCATTGTCTCCTCCAAGCCCTTGAGACTCCGCCAGAGACTATTCAATTTATCCAAAAAATGATCATGATGTCAGGGGTCTCGCTTAGTTCACAAGGGAACATGCATGAGGCTATTAATATTCATCTCCATAGTTGGCATCAAGGAAGGAAGATCATGGAGAATATGGAGACAACAATAAACTGCATCAG
- the LOC135167147 gene encoding uncharacterized protein LOC135167147 isoform X1, with the protein MIMDQLWQTSGVFQMQPNEGSGEPLPYSFRERSSIRISLANVLRMEALKSIHNEFWSMARSQKCIRSDVRKRKILDFDISMVLVRKKANGIILSKTRTHCLLQALETPPETIQFIQKMIMMSGVSLSSQGNMHEAINIHLHSWHQGRKIMENMETTINCIRNLLVPVWVYTLGDGKKSSDVTWDG; encoded by the exons ATGATTATGGACCAGCTCTGGCAAACATCG GGTGTGTTTCAAATGCAACCAAATGAGGGCAGTGGAGAACCTTTACCTTATTCATTCCGTGAGAGGAGCTCCATTCGAATTTCATTAGCGAACGTCCTGCGGATGGAGGCACTGAAATCCATACACAATGAATTCTGGTCG ATGGCCCGTTCCCAGAAGTGCATCAGGAGCGATGtgaggaaaagaaaaattttggatttcgACATTTCCATGGTGTTAGTCCGGAAAAAGGCCAAT GGTATTATCTTGTCGAAGACGAGAACCCATTGTCTCCTCCAAGCCCTTGAGACTCCGCCAGAGACTATTCAATTTATCCAAAAAATGATCATGATGTCAGGGGTCTCGCTTAGTTCACAAGGGAACATGCATGAGGCTATTAATATTCATCTCCATAGTTGGCATCAAGGAAGGAAGATCATGGAGAATATGGAGACAACAATAAACTGCATCAG GAATTTACTGGTCCCTGTATGGGTGTATACATTGGGGGATGGCAAGAAATCGAGTGATGTGACGTGGGACGGATGA